From Arachis hypogaea cultivar Tifrunner chromosome 3, arahy.Tifrunner.gnm2.J5K5, whole genome shotgun sequence:
ATAATCCACCGAAATGCATGCGTCTCACTAAATCGAGAGAATGTGGTGGTGGCAGTGTAATCGTGTACGCAGAAGAATACGACACTTTGTTAATACTTAAGTGCACCTCAAATTAACAATAAGAAATCAACTGAGAATGCCGTTTCCAATTAGAATTGGAATTTGTGATGATCTCAGGTTGATGAATATGTATATAACAAATGTTACATTGCCCAACTTTAATTACTTGCAAGTTTAGAATAACGGAAGCTAGGGACAAGGTTTGATGAAGCTCAAAGTATAGcgtcttccttttaatttttggaCCTTCAATTATATACTATAAGAAAATACTAATgtagctctttttttttttgagttttatttactGGTAACTCCTACTGTCCAAGTCAATGGGGGGTGCATGCTCTTTCTGCCTCTCATTGAGCCACTTCTGATTATCGTGTTGATTTCTCATCAGTTTCAAAGTTGAAAATCTGAAAGGGAATTACTGTTAAGCATAACATAAGGATAGTTGCATTGACACTCTTGACAATacaattatttattcattttatattatttaactctATCTCCACAAAAATACGTACAGAACAAatagttccttttttttttgtcttatgtttaatatcttattttcaaTCATGTTGCATCCATCGTTAAAGTGAAAGGGAAGGGGGAATGAAGGAAGAACAGGACCAATCAAGGACATTAATTACTCTCTAATTATATTAAATCACATAATCAAGTAAAGCAacaaacaattaataaatatttagcaTCAGTGATAATAGAACCGAAGAAAACATATTTAACTATGGATTTTGTACATAGTGCAAGCTCCCTAGCTAGCTAACTCCTCTTCTATCTCCTTGTTAGGAAGTTCCTACACGTTTCAAGTCAAACCCCTTTATTCTTAACATCCGTTCGAGTTCTATGATCTTCCATCTAACATTTGGATAAGTAATGATTTCAAATTCTTCCAAATAGAAGAATTTTTATTGAGGTTCATGGTAGTAGTATACTGTAGGGTTGACCAAGGTGCCTTAGTTTTTGTTATCTGAATTAATAGTAGGACTAGTGAATGTTGGTTACATAAGGCAGAGAAAGAAGTGAGAAATTCAAGAGATTTGTATAGTGGCATGGCTTCATGTTTAGCAACCTCATGGGGTAACCTATAATGATGGAGAAATCAGATAATTTGGTATTATTAAGACAGGTTGTGCCATATGTCTTATGTTTGTGCATATTTATCAGATCAGCTTCTGCAATTGAAGGTTAGTAAATATTACACTATGGTCATTATTACTAATGTGGAaaataaattcttctttaatagttgcatattttaccatccttaaaattttaacaatatcATTTGATAGTTTTAGTCTGATTTTGCTTAAATAATTAGTCTTAAGGGGAAGGGTCAGCTTTGGATAAGATTGTATGATATGCAGTTTTTTTCTCTGCAGGATTTGAGAGCATAGCATGCTGTGCTGATTCAAACTATAAAGATCCATTGACCAACTTAGATTACAAAACAGATTATGCTTGGTTCTCTGATACAAGAAGTTGCAGGCCAATAACTAGTGTGTTAAAACATTCAACCTATGGAAGATTAAGAGTGTTTGAAATAGAAAAGGGAAAGAGATGTTACAAATTGGCCACAACTAAGGATCAAGTGTATCTGATAAGGGGCACATTTCCATCTGAAAATGCACCAGGTAAAGGTTCCTTTGGTGTTTCTATAGGGGTAACAGTGTTAGGTACAGTGAGATCATCATCGCAGGACTTGAGAATTGAAGGAGTTTTCAGAGCCACAAAGAACAACACAGACTTTTGCCTAGTGACAGAAGAGGGTAACCCTTATATATCTCAGCTTGAGCTAAGATCAGTGTCTGAAGAGTATCTGCAGGGTTTGAATTCTAGTGTCCTGAAGCTGATCAACAGAAGTAATCTTGGGGGAAAAGAAGATGACATAAGGTACATAAATCTCTTGAGAATCCTAGGTTTAGGGGGCACTAGGTGGCGTCGCCTACATGGATTAACATTGATTTTTGTAGAGAATAAATACATCAGTAGTTGCAATTAGTGTTATGTCCTACCAGGCTTTAGACCAATTCCATCTAAGTAACTGATGCATCAACCTATAAAACATGACACAGATTACATGCATCATTTATGATATACATATTTAATGTATTAATATTAAGTGATTTGTGCAATTTATAGTCTGCATCCTTATTTTGTTGCTCTTATGCTGTGAAATCTACAAGGACAAGAAAGACTTAATAATCTTATAATATGGGCCCATACTGGTTTTAGGTACCCAATTGATCAAAGTGATAGAATCTGGAAAAGAACTACTACAAGTCCATACACTCCTATATCATTCAATATTAGCATTTTGGACCACAAATCTAATGTGACACCTCCTCTGAAAGTTCTACAAACAGCTTTGACTCACCCTGAAAGGTTGGAATTCAATAACAATGGCCTTGAGGTTAAGGAGGATTACGAGTACCTTGTGTTTCTCTACTTCCTTGAATTGAATAACAGTGTTAGAGAAGGCCAAAGAGTGTTTGACATCTATGTTAACAGTGAGATTAAGAAGGCTAGTTTTGATGTATTAAGTGAAGGGTCAAATTATAGACACATTGTGTTGAATGCTTCTTCAGCAAATGGATCACTTAATCTAACATTGGTCAAGGCATCTGGATCTGTGTTTGGACCCTCTTGTAATGCTTATGAGATCATGCAGGTGCGACCATGGAAGCAAGAAACCAACCAAACAGATTGTAAGTATCATTGAAGGAATCATACAATGGCAATGATGACTTTAAATGTAAAAAAGAGAAATGCTTTCTAAACATAGATTTAAGTAACAATACTCATTCATTAATGGTTAGCATCATATTGTTCCTTTATATAATTCCACTTAGGTAACTAAAATCTATACTTATTTGTGTATGGTTCACTAGTGGAGGTGATTTTGAAGATAAGAGAAGAACTAATCACTGAAAACCATGATAACAAAGTCCTACAAAGCTGGACCGGTGACCCATGCATGCTTTTTGCATGGCAAGGAATATCATGTGATTTTTCCAATGGTGCACCTGTTATCACTAAGCTGTAagtccttttattcttcttgaaAATATGTTGCTAAGTTCATCAAACTGAGAGCAAGAATTACATCACTTAACTGTGGCTTCTTAATGATTTGATGACCGTATAAGATGTATATTATTGTTGGTTTTGCAGGGATCTTTCCTTAAGTAATCTGAAAGGACCACTTCCATCCAGTGTCACAGAGTTGACTAACTTACAAATTATGTATTGCTTCCTTATAATAAGCCTTTGTTCAGTTGCTAGCATGTGTTTGTATTTTGGGACTCATTCCATTGGTGTATGTGCAGGAACCTTAGCCACAACAACTTCAATGGCTATATCCCCTCATTTCCAAGTTACTCAATGCTCACTTCACTGTAATGACTCTTTCCTCAATGAATTTTAACACccaatttttgttttgtttgctcgTACCTCTTATTAGATATCGATACTTCAATAGACACCTACTTTCAAAtgttgaaaaataacattttttttggcTAAGAAAATAGTACTTACTTCCTCATCATAGAGCAATGTGCTGTTTGAAATTTTTCCAAATATTGATtaattagactttttttttttggatcagAGATCTGAGATACAATGATCTTATGGGGTCACTTCCACCGTCATATAACTCACTGCCACATTTAAAGTCAATGTAAGTTTTAGATTTTGCATTGTATTTCATCTTATATATTAAGATGTTGCTTCAGAATTCTAATCACTGTATGTTTGAGCAAACTCCATTATCTTGTATTCTATTATTACTTTGCAGATATTATGGCTGCAATGATCGCATGGACCATAAGCTTTCAGGAAACTTGAACATTTCAATCAATACAGAGTAAGAAGTATCTTCCTAAACAGGAAAAAAGAGTAGTTTTGAGACAAAGGAAATAAAATTGAGTGTGCTGCATTGATGTTTCAGTAATGGAAGTTGTCAGAAAGGGAATGATTTTCCACAACAAGTAGCAATTATTTCAGCCGTTGCATGTGGCTCTTTCTTGATTGCTATGGCTGTTGGAACAATTTTCATTTATCGTTATAGACAGAGATTAAATCCATTGGAAGCATTTGGAAGAAAAAGCAACCCAATGATAACAAGTAGGCATTAATTATTCTCATATCCTCTAATGTTTGGTGTTCTTGGTCTTTTTGCATTATATACAAAATCAAGATTATAATTCATCTCCTCATTTTTAAACTATCTCATAATGTTACTTAGAGTGTTCATTATATCAAAGAACATTGCTATCATCATATGGTTTATTCTGTGTAGCATACCATATTATTTTGGTCCAAGATTCCAATCCAAACTGCAGGATTTATTCTGACATGTATTTCCACAAACAAAATGCAGATGTGATATTCTCATTGAACAGCATAGACGATTTCTTGATAAAATCTATTTCAATTCAAGCATTCACTTTGGAATATATAGAGGTTGCAACCGAAAAGTACAACATTTTGATAGGTGAAGGAGGCTTTGGTTCTGTCTACCGTGGCACCCTAGAAAATGGTCAAGTTGTGGCTGTGAAGGTTCGGTCAGCCACATCAACGCAAGGCACCCGAGAATTTGATAATGAGGTGCACAaaacttttgtttcaaatttAATTGCAATATCAAAGTTCCAATAGCATTGTTTAAAGATGTATAATAAAGTGACAGTGACAGATAAAAGAAAACGAATGGAGTAACTTTTTAGATAGCATAAAATAATGCATATGCCAATCATGAAATTTCGTTACTAGTCAATGATTtctaaccaaaataaaatttgatactAGTGGTATCTACACAGTGCCATCTAACTAGTCTATGATGGTACTTGCAGCTAAACCTGCTTTCTGCAATAAGGCATGAGAACCTGGTGCCTCTTCTTGGATATTGTAATGAAAATGATCAGCAAATTCTGGTATATCCTTTTATGTCCAATGGCTCTCTACAAGATAGACTATATGGTAAGTACCCAATGATCATTTAAGCTGAAATGTTTTGATGGATGGATTATGTTTCTAAAATTTCACTTGACAACAGGGGAACCTGCAAAGAGAAAAATACTAGATTGGCCAACCAGACTGTCTATTGCTCTTGGTGCCGCTCGAGGCAAGTAAATTTGATGTTGTATTTTTTACCAAGTGGTTCCAGATGCAAATATATAAAATCCATGCATCAGATTCTTACCTAACTACAAATTCATATACAAGATGTTGGGACCACAGGAATATTTACTAGATTTCTGGTTGAACAGGTTTGGCATATTTGCACTCGTTCCCTGAGCGATCTGTAATTCACAGGGATGTGAAATCAAGCAATATACTTTTGGATCACAGCATGTGTGCTAAGGTTGCAGATTTTGGTTTTTCAAAATATGCTCCACAGGAAGGAGACAGTGCTGTTTCGCTTGAAGTAAGAGGAACTGCAGGATATCTTGATCCTGAGTAAGTGCACTTCTAGGATTTTGCCTTAATTTATTATACTGATCTCTTAGTAACTTGGGgaacaaaatatttatttctgCAGCATTCTGTGTTTATTCATGAAAGTTAAGGTCATCACAAATCTTCCTGTGCAGGTACTACACAACCCAGCAATTATCTGCAAAGAGTGATGTCTTCAGCTTTGGTGTGGTTCTTCTTGAAATTGTGAGTGGCCGGGAGCCTCTCAACATCCACAGACCGCGGAATGAGTGGAGTTTGGTTGAATGGGTACGGAACAACTCCAAAAGCATGAGACTAGTTTCACCTTATTGCACCTACAAATGCATTCCATTTTTGCTTAGACTTTTTCAATTCTGTGATTTTCTAATCATAGAACTTGGTGTGCAGGCTAAACCGTACATAAGGGCATCAAAGATTGAGGAAATTGTGGATCCTGGCATCAAGGGAGGGTACCATGCAGAAGCAATGTGGAGAGTGTTGGAAGTAGCACTGCAATGTGTTGAACCTTTCTCAACAAATAGACCGGCCATGGATGACGTCATGCGCGAGTTGGAGGATGCTCTGATCATAGAAAACAATGCATCAGAGTACATGAAGTCCATAGAGAGCCTTGGATCCAACCGTTACTCTATTGTCATAGAGAAAAGGGTGCCACCCTCGACCTCGTCAATGGTAGAATCAACCATCATACCTCAATCCTTGAACCATCCGCAGCCGAGGTAGTATAAGGAAAAAACACTTGAGATGCACTTTCAGGGACTCCATAACGCATCTGGAAACTAAAATAACAGTTGTCTAGGACACTGGCATTCAAAGCTCCAGTTTTATTGTGACTCAATGTTTTCATCAATGCATTCAAATGGATAAACAAGTGGTAGAATTGCCACATACAACTAGGAAAAGATGCACCAACTTGCAAGTTTGATGACAGAATGCTCACTGTTTAACACAACTGCATTGACACCCCCTTCGTCAATTGTTTATGGGAGAGTACTACTGTACTAGTAGCAATATAGTTTGTTGAATTGAGCTAAAAGTTCAGACTCGGATTGTTTTCTTACACTTAGAATAGAGGCTGGTATACCCTTAAGTAAATCACGTTCTTGGgtattgaatttttatttgatCTGAGTAGTAAATAATTGTATGGTAGGTGAATACAGATTAAAAAtatgactaatttttttatatggatTAAATATGCGTTTAATACATTGTTATTAGAAGTGTGGGTGtttttctttgatatggagttttttttaattgatattaaTCAAATCAGACGGtccaatttatttaaaaaaaaaaaccaagctaCAAATTGAAGGGtctaattttaacttttaaatcttttatttttgaaaacaaaaatcagAAAATCTAATTTCaatgttaaaaattttttaattttcaaaaacgtAAATCTGATAGTCcaatttgtgattttttaaaaaaaggttaaACAACATAAATCCATAAATCCATAGATACGATTTTTGAATACCACTGTACAACCAAAAAAGAAATCAGAGGCACCGATTTCTTTAATCCCATAGCATCGCAATCATATCTTGTGTCTCATCTTTTTGTCATACACACTCACATGCagcatagaaaaaataataagccTTAAAAATGTACCATGCGACATGTCTGAAAATCAGGTGGTGATTTTAAAGAGCGAAAAATGCTGttcctgtattttttttttccgatttctCAAAGGGGCTGGATTAAGAAATTATCAATGACAATTGGACTTTTTTATTGATGTTTTCTGATAGATTAAGGTAAGTAAAGGTTACTTTTTGTTCAGTTGCACAGATTTGATATGGCAGTGTGAAACAAGCCATCTCCAAATCTCATGTATTGGTGATAAAATAACATGGTGTTCTGCCTCCGATCTTCACCAAACATTAGATACTATACTCAAGCTGCAGCTGACAATAGGCCATTGTGCCTGAGCAATGCATCCGGTGTTGGTTCTCGCCCCCGGAATTGCACAAACACCTGAATACAGCAGCCAGACACGTTTCAGACATGAGATATGGATAAACATCAAGACAAGTGGATATCAAAGATATGTTCAGATGCGTTATCTGACCTCTAGGGGTGCCTTGCCGCCTCCAAGAGCAAGAATCGTCTCGCGGAACTTGCACCCTGTTTCTTTAACAGCCTGTGTAAAGAAGCATCAACCATGTAACTAGCAAAGGAGCATATTCTAACTAAACAAACAGCGAATTCCAGATTATAACGGAGAAAAACATTCCAtaggtttgaaaaaaaaaaaaaacgtaactTGCAAGTCAATAGGTAATATACGACGAATACTGtttataatattatatgtaaataaCAGGAGATTGGAAATTCTGAAATTGACAATTGTTTTGCCATCAAATATACCTTGATGTCATCTAACCCAGCATCCTCAAATGCAGAGAAAGCATCTGCAGACAACACCTCAGCCCACTGCATCAAAGTCAAATTTACAAGAGTTTAGAATGTTTAGAAACACGTAAGTGAACTATATTGGCACCTCAAGATTTGAGAAATGTTGTTTAGTattaaatcaacatataaatacCTTGTAACTGTAATATCCAGCTGCATATCcacctaaaaaatataaaagcagACATTGAATTAACAAGAACTTTTGTAAGATAACTGAgtgattttaataaatacaagaaGCATGGCAAACCTGCAAATATGTGGCTAAAACTGCAAAGAAACCTGTCCTCTGGCAGTGGAGGAATCACTTGTGTTTTCTCAGAAACTCTCCGGTCAACATCATAGATAGATTCTGGTCCTCCAGGAACATATTTTGTATGAAGCTCTAGATCTACAGTTGCAAATCTTAACTGCAAATACAAAATTGGATATACATTAACAAACATATATAGGATTAATCAGGTAAAGACCAGTGTAAGATCAGAATCagcataaaatatatattaggtaGTTCATCTTGGAGTTACAATGACCCATGAAAATAGTGTTGTTAAATGTAATTAattctttgaaaaaaaataaccAAAAGTATTTTGCAAAAAAGTTTCACGCTGCAAATAAAGTATGTATTTCTATTAAAAATCTATTCCAACTGGGGTGTGTTTTAACAGTCTTGATTCAATGATGAAAATCCAAGACAACAATCACAAGATGCCATAAAAAAGAGACAACAAATTTCTAAAATAATGAGCAGAAATAAGACGATTAAGTGTTAAATTTTACCAACCTGCCGAAGACTTAGAGATCCAGCACGATAAGTCCTAGCTGCAACAAGCTTCAAGTATACATCTTCGGGGAGAGACTCCCCAGTTTCAAAGTGCTTTGCAATACCCATTAGAGTCTCTCTGAAACAAGAGACGACGTATCAAAATACATAATAGCAGTTAGAAAACCAATTTttataaaccaaaaggcaatgtgAAACAGATCACATATGAATGTTTAAAGATGGCTCCGCTGACCAGAACAGTTGAACCAACCTGTCAAGAAGCAC
This genomic window contains:
- the LOC112791706 gene encoding nodulation receptor kinase, whose translation is MMEKSDNLVLLRQVVPYVLCLCIFIRSASAIEGFESIACCADSNYKDPLTNLDYKTDYAWFSDTRSCRPITSVLKHSTYGRLRVFEIEKGKRCYKLATTKDQVYLIRGTFPSENAPGKGSFGVSIGVTVLGTVRSSSQDLRIEGVFRATKNNTDFCLVTEEGNPYISQLELRSVSEEYLQGLNSSVLKLINRSNLGGKEDDIRYPIDQSDRIWKRTTTSPYTPISFNISILDHKSNVTPPLKVLQTALTHPERLEFNNNGLEVKEDYEYLVFLYFLELNNSVREGQRVFDIYVNSEIKKASFDVLSEGSNYRHIVLNASSANGSLNLTLVKASGSVFGPSCNAYEIMQVRPWKQETNQTDLEVILKIREELITENHDNKVLQSWTGDPCMLFAWQGISCDFSNGAPVITKLDLSLSNLKGPLPSSVTELTNLQIMNLSHNNFNGYIPSFPSYSMLTSLDLRYNDLMGSLPPSYNSLPHLKSIYYGCNDRMDHKLSGNLNISINTDNGSCQKGNDFPQQVAIISAVACGSFLIAMAVGTIFIYRYRQRLNPLEAFGRKSNPMITNVIFSLNSIDDFLIKSISIQAFTLEYIEVATEKYNILIGEGGFGSVYRGTLENGQVVAVKVRSATSTQGTREFDNELNLLSAIRHENLVPLLGYCNENDQQILVYPFMSNGSLQDRLYGEPAKRKILDWPTRLSIALGAARGLAYLHSFPERSVIHRDVKSSNILLDHSMCAKVADFGFSKYAPQEGDSAVSLEVRGTAGYLDPEYYTTQQLSAKSDVFSFGVVLLEIVSGREPLNIHRPRNEWSLVEWAKPYIRASKIEEIVDPGIKGGYHAEAMWRVLEVALQCVEPFSTNRPAMDDVMRELEDALIIENNASEYMKSIESLGSNRYSIVIEKRVPPSTSSMVESTIIPQSLNHPQPR